AAGACAGTAATTTATGTAACGATTGAACAGTTTATGAATGATTTTACATTCTCAATTAAAAATAAAAACATGGAACATTTTAGGTCTAAGTACCGTAAATGTGATGTTTTATTAATTGATGATATTCAATTTTTATCTGGAAAAGAACAAACTCAAGAAGAGTTTTTTCACACCTTTAATGAATTACATAATGCAAAAAAACAAATAGTAATGACATCAGATAGACTACCTTCACAAATAGCAGGATTAGTTGATAGATTAAAATCTAGATTTGAATGGGGCTTAACAGCTGATATTCAAATACCAGGATTAGAAACTAAAATTGCAATTATTGAAAAAAAATCTGATTTAAATGGAATTGAATTAAGTAGAGAAATTATTAATTTTATTGCAACAAATTTAGATAATTCAATTAGAGAAATAGAAGGTGTATTAATTAGAATTAATGCATCTGCATCTTTATTAAACCAAGATATTACCCTAGAAATGGTACAAGGTTTACTAAAAGATCAAATAAAAGAAACAAAAGAAAATATTAAACTTCCAGATGTAATTAATATAGTTGCATCAGAACTTAATATAAAACCAAGTGATATTAAATCTAAAAAACGAACAGCAACAGTTGCAAATGCAAGACGTGTTGTTATATATCTTGCACGTGAGCTTACACATAACTCAATGCCAGATATTGCAAAGTTTGTTGGAATGAAAGATCACTCTTCAATTTCTCATAATATTAAAAAAGCAAATGAGTTAATTGAAAAAGACGAGAACTTTAAATTAATTATAGAAAATTTAAAGAATAAAATCATAAATAAGGAGTGGTAAAAGTACTAAACTTGAAAAAGTTTTAAGAGTTTGTGTGAAAAGGTGTGAATATTTCATTTCGTTTAATCACATGAAAGAGTTTCGATACAGACAACTCTAAAGATGTATTTTCATCTTTTCACATGCTCTACTACTGCCACTAATAAAATAAAAAGAAATAGGAGATAAAATGAGGTTTGTAATTACAAAAAATATCATTGAAAATGTAATATCATCAATGCAACCTTTTTTAGAAAAAAAAGATGCTAGTTCAATAACATCACATATATATCTAGAAACTAATAATGGAAATTTAATTTTAAAAGCAACTGATTATGAAATCGGTTTAGAATCACATATAGATAATATAAGTGATAGTGTAGATGGAAAAGCTACAACTAATGGTTCTAATTTATTAGGTATTATTAAAAGATTAAAAAATGAAGATATTATATTTGAAGTAGTAAGCAACAATATAATTATCAAACAAAATAAATCTACATTTAAATTACCAATGTATGATGCTAATGAATATCCATCATTAACAAAATCACAAAATCTTAAAAATTTAGATATTTCAACATTAAATTTTATTAATTCTGTAAGAAAAATTACTCCAGCAATTGATAACAATAATCCTAAATTTGAATTAAATGGTGCATTAATAGATATTAAAAGTTCTAAGATTAATTTTGTATCAACTGATACTAGAAGATTAGCAATATCACATTTACAAAATATTAACAATGAAGAATCACAATTTATCATTCCTAAAAAAGCAATTATAGAAATACAAAAACTATTTTTAGACGAAGCAACAATTACTTATGATGAAACTAATTTAGTAGTATCAAATGATAAAATGACTTTCTTTACAAAATTAATTAATGGAAAATATCCAGATTATGAAAGAATTATTCCACAAAATTTAAAATACAATTTAAAACTACCAAAAAATGTTTTAGTTGAATCTATTAAATTAGTTACATCTTTATTTTCAAATATTAAAGTTACATTTAACAAAGATGGAATTATATTTGAATCATTAGATGAAG
This sequence is a window from Poseidonibacter parvus. Protein-coding genes within it:
- the dnaN gene encoding DNA polymerase III subunit beta, coding for MRFVITKNIIENVISSMQPFLEKKDASSITSHIYLETNNGNLILKATDYEIGLESHIDNISDSVDGKATTNGSNLLGIIKRLKNEDIIFEVVSNNIIIKQNKSTFKLPMYDANEYPSLTKSQNLKNLDISTLNFINSVRKITPAIDNNNPKFELNGALIDIKSSKINFVSTDTRRLAISHLQNINNEESQFIIPKKAIIEIQKLFLDEATITYDETNLVVSNDKMTFFTKLINGKYPDYERIIPQNLKYNLKLPKNVLVESIKLVTSLFSNIKVTFNKDGIIFESLDEDTESKTQIDLPLNIDNEFYLAVNAKYLLDFLSMTNNENIAVGFNESNLPFYLEDDKFYTIVMPIVLEK
- the dnaA gene encoding chromosomal replication initiator protein DnaA, with protein sequence MTNKEFLSIIQKEATTVDFDRYLKQLVYKKISSDDNIAIFEVSNKYIASWIKSKYTDVIQNCFTIFDGTKPTIEIKIAGEKKSKKEIIKEQIENKTAESTILNPSYTFDSFIVGPSNQMAYNASLAVSNKPGVQYNPLFIYGGTGLGKTHLLQAVGNSAIENGKTVIYVTIEQFMNDFTFSIKNKNMEHFRSKYRKCDVLLIDDIQFLSGKEQTQEEFFHTFNELHNAKKQIVMTSDRLPSQIAGLVDRLKSRFEWGLTADIQIPGLETKIAIIEKKSDLNGIELSREIINFIATNLDNSIREIEGVLIRINASASLLNQDITLEMVQGLLKDQIKETKENIKLPDVINIVASELNIKPSDIKSKKRTATVANARRVVIYLARELTHNSMPDIAKFVGMKDHSSISHNIKKANELIEKDENFKLIIENLKNKIINKEW